Proteins from a genomic interval of Papaver somniferum cultivar HN1 chromosome 4, ASM357369v1, whole genome shotgun sequence:
- the LOC113275321 gene encoding two-component response regulator ORR21-like, with amino-acid sequence MAAVQKYQVVSSMSTSGSNYGSSSISNTNKVVVDSGGGGGVSDQFPVGLRVLVVDDDATCLRILEQMLRRCMYLVTTCCQATVALNLLRERKGCFDVVISDVHMPDMDGFKLLELVGLEMDLPVIMMSADGRTSAVMRGIKHGACDYLIKPVRFEELKNIWQHVVRKKYGGSKEPEQSGSVEESGDRYKQGGDDADYASSANEGTDGSWKVQKKRKDTKDEEDDGEYDNDDPSAAKKPRVVWSVELHQQFVSAVNQLGIDKAVPKRILELMNVPGLTRENVASHLQKFRLYLKRLSGVAHQQGGVSSPFYSPVDSNPKLGSLGRLDIQALAASGQIPAQTLAALHAEVLGRPTGTLVLSDMDKPVLLQSSLQSHKVLPGERRASYGHPIVKSSIPKQFSQSHLPMEDFPSMFGSWPSNNMSTVNSLGNHGDLNTQNSNMLMQMFQQQQQSGLPETSHGTNVQPSCVVVPSQSPTSYQAVNASIHLNQNSAFSSSPVIDYNLLSSQSNSVSVGLGQQISDVDHFKNNGVLNGYSLPVSVSQSMSFSPPVQADNNASWQVQSPGMGFSTTSKLSGLAPNMNEIQSSIYIPTNSDSSSQGRTMNLGFVNRGTSYPSRFAVDDFDSSFDNVNSVRTSADNYGIGDRVKQETNLEFAESDNVTLPVLQHYPPNDLMSVLSK; translated from the exons ATGGCAGCTGTACAGAAATATCAAGTAGTATCAAGTATGAGTACAAGTGGTAGTAATTATGGATCTAGTAGTATTAGTAATACTAATAAGGTTGTTGTTgatagtggtggtggaggtggtgtttCTGATCAGTTTCCTGTTGGATTAAGAgttcttgttgttgatgatgatgctaCTTGTTTGAGGATTTTGGAGCAGATGTTAAGGAGGTGCATGTATCTAG TTACGACTTGTTGCCAGGCTACTGTGGCTTTGAATCTCCTCCGGGAAAGGAAGGGTTGTTTTGATGTGGTAATAAGTGACGTGCACATGCCTGATATGGATGGATTTAAACTCCTTGAACTTGTTGGGCTGGAAATGGACCTTCCTGTTATCA TGATGTCAGCTGATGGGCGCACAAGTGCTGTTATGCGAGGAATCAAACATGGAGCTTGTGATTATTTAATTAAGCCAGTAAGGTTCGAGGAGTTAAAGAACATATGGCAGCATGTTGTTCGGAAAAAGTATGGTGGAAGTAAAGAGCCTGAACAATCAGGTAGTGTAGAAGAAAGCGGTGATCGCTATAAACAAGGCGGTGATGACGCAGACTATGCCTCTTCTGCTAATGAGGGAACGGATGGTAGTTGGAAGGTTCAGAAAAAAAGGAAGGATaccaaagatgaagaagatgacggGGAGTACGATAATGATGATCCTTCTGCAGCCAAGAAGCCACGTGTGGTGTGGTCAGTAGAGCTCCATCAGCAATTTGTCAGTGCCGTGAACCAACTTGGAATTGACA AGGCGGTTCCAAAGAGAATTCTTGAATTAATGAACGTTCCAGGTCTTACCAGAGAAAATGTTGCAAGCCATCTGCAG AAATTCAGATTATACTTGAAGAGATTAAGTGGAGTAGCTCATCAGCAGGGTGGGGTGTCTAGTCCTTTCTACAGCCCTGTAGACTCAAATCCCAAGCTTGGTTCATTAGGTAGGCTTGATATTCAGGCGTTGGCTGCATCTGGTCAAATTCCAGCTCAAACATTAGCTGCTCTACATGCTGAGGTTTTAGGTCGACCAACAGGCACACTAGTTTTGTCAGATATGGACAAACCTGTTCTCTTACAGTCATCATTGCAGAGTCATAAAGTCCTACCCGGTGAACGAAGAGCCTCTTATGGTCACCCTATTGTTAAATCGAGTATACCCAAACAGTTCTCTCAATCTCACTTACCTATGGAAGATTTTCCTTCAATGTTTGGATCATGGCCTTCAAACAATATGAGTACAGTGAACTCCTTAGGCAACCATGGAGATTTGAATACCCAAAACAGTAACATGTTGATGCAGAtgtttcagcagcagcagcagtccgGTTTACCCGAAACCAGCCATGGAACTAATGTGCAGCCGTCTTGCGTTGTAGTCCCCTCTCAATCTCCAACCAGTTATCAAGCTGTAAATGCTTCCATCCATCTAAATCAGAATTCTGCATTTAGCAGCTCCCCAGTGATCGATTATAATCTACTGTCTTCTCAATCAAATTCTGTCTCAGTTGGTCTAGGTCAACAAATCTCAGATGTTGATCACTTCAAAAACAATGGTGTCCTGAACGGGTACTCACTTCCAGTTTCCGTTTCTCAATCTATGTCATTTTCCCCACCAGTCCAGGCCGACAACAACGCAAGTTGGCAAGTCCAGAGTCCTGGCATGGGTTTTAGTACTACTAGTAAATTGTCAGGACTTGCTCCTAATATGAACGAGATTCAGAGTTCTATATATATCCCTACAAACAGTGACTCATCCAGTCAAGGAAGAACTATGAACCTTGGGTTTGTTAACAGAGGGACTTCATATCCTAGCAGGTTCGCAGTGGATGATTTTGATTCATCTTTTGACAATGTAAACAGTGTGAGAACATCTGCAGACAATTACGGCATTGGAGACAGAGTAAAGCAAGAGACCAATTTAGAGTTTGCAGAGAGTGATAATGTCACGTTGCCTGTACTCCAACATTACCCTCCGAATGATCTCATGAGTGTGCTATCTAAGTAA